Part of the Leishmania infantum JPCM5 genome chromosome 20 genome is shown below.
TGCGAGCACGgtcagcagcagaggcaccgTCTTCCACAGCGACGCCATGACTGCGATAGGGGAGatgaagggggagggtggggggtCGGTTGCGAGGAGAGATTTGTTGACGCGAGAGAATGAAAGGCAGCCTTAACGATTagcgtgcgtctgtgtgtgtgagagagaggcagcacTCAGCACCACTTGCAGCCTGGGCACGTGCCTGTATGTCGAAAGGCgagcgctgtgcgtgtgagggTTGGGGGCGTGTGCCAGGAGGGAACAGAGAGGCCAAGAAACGAGTACGAAGGGTggcaaagagaaaaaaagagacgaCAGTACAGaagtgcagcggcgagccCGATAGAGAGCCAGCCCCGCCCCCTTGTCTCCCATGTTGGCCTCCATGAGGCATGGGGTGAAGGGGCATCGTATGAGGCGTTCCTCGGCGACCGCGCTGGCTCTCACCGGCGCGTCTTGCAGAGGAGTGCATCTTCCTCCCTAACTCGTGGCCGGTGTCCTTTCTTCGTTATGTGAAAAAACGAGGCCGTCGCAGCCACAGATATCACTCCGGACCAAGCGCCCCGTgtagcagcggcagcggcggcagcagtagAACACGTGCTGCGACGCGCTCGATCatctgccgttgctgcctcGCTTTGTCCCGTGCGTGCTGGAAGGACtcgttgctgtcgctgcatTACTCAAGCCTCTGCTGTATGCTTGCGTAGTGGGGGTATGCCCCGCAAGTGCGCTGTTATgagtcgtgtgtgtgcgtgtgtgagagCGTGCATGGCTCCtcgttgctgcggcgctcTGCGCTTACGCTGCGGCCCGCTCCCGGGTGGCAGCTTCCTCTGAAATCAGCATCAGCGGGAACACCACCGTGGCATCACCTTGCACGCGCACAGTCTCCGTTTCCTCTCTGAGCAGGCCGCACGCCACGTCGTCAGCGAGAACGCCGGAGCTGACGCAGCCGTCGGCCTCCAAGCCTGTTGTCACCATGACAACAGCGTCCATCGACACATTGCGCAGAAGGTGGTGCTTGGGAAGACCGCCGCCGAGCACGATGGCTAAGTTgcggcccctcccctttgCTGCCAgcttgcgcagccgcacaacGTCCTCCAGGGGGTCCACGACGAGCCCCTTGTGCGAGAAGTTGTAGAAGTAAATCATGTCTCCCATCGAGCCATCTGTGAAGGCTGGCGAGAAGACGGAGATCCCGTTCCGGTAgcaccagtacaccaggCTGGAGGTGCACGTGTCAGGGTGGTTCTttgcgatggcggcgcccATGGCCTCAATGATCTCGGACGGGGCCGTGTGCGTCTTCCATCGCGacgcccgctgcgcctcctgaACTGAGCCCAGCACAGGTGTGAAGAAGTCTTCAAACCAGCAGTAGTTGTCGTTGGGCACGAGGAGGTTGCCGATGCGGTtgatgccgcggcggcgcagcgctcgcCCGTCCAGACCGAACTGACCGATCAGCGTGCTGCCACCGCACTTTATAACGTCCTCTTCGATGCCGCCAGCGGACGAGATGAAGCAGTCCACCAGTCGCTCGCGAGCCAAGTACGTAAACGTGTCGCGAAGACCACATGAAATCATGTTGGATGTGTAGGCGAGGAAGACGCGATCCTCCGGCGAGCGGTGATGAAGAATC
Proteins encoded:
- the DHS20 gene encoding deoxyhypusine synthase-like, with translation MLASVPAPRPAKKDSAASRRKSASKSTGAAIKDGASARVSASGAAESPKQSCAQVHGVDFQSLVHATQEETLRAVVSSLPTTGLQATQIGRARRLVQQILHHRSPEDRVFLAYTSNMISCGLRDTFTYLARERLVDCFISSAGGIEEDVIKCGGSTLIGQFGLDGRALRRRGINRIGNLLVPNDNYCWFEDFFTPVLGSVQEAQRASRWKTHTAPSEIIEAMGAAIAKNHPDTCTSSLVYWCYRNGISVFSPAFTDGSMGDMIYFYNFSHKGLVVDPLEDVVRLRKLAAKGRGRNLAIVLGGGLPKHHLLRNVSMDAVVMVTTGLEADGCVSSGVLADDVACGLLREETETVRVQGDATVVFPLMLISEEAATRERAAA